From one Desmospora activa DSM 45169 genomic stretch:
- the cyoE gene encoding heme o synthase, producing MEEPVSQQTSSGILTDGVSAEAVMKATWRDFWTITKPSINASNLLAAFAGFWLAGYGSMDVPLLLAMLAGMALVIAGACTVNNYIDRDIDPLMNRTSDRPVATGRIQPLTALWYGITLFLAGTILLATLVNPLSALLAAIGFLAYVFLYTAWTKRTTPWNTVVGSISGAVPPMVGWAAATGGLEWPAWMLFLFMFVWQPAHFYALAMMKADDYRAAGIPMFPVVKGFQETKRQTLAFIILLLPVSLLLFATGVVSWLYLGMAFVLGGVYLYLALAGWSKDADDIWARKMFFYSILYLTIMQLGMFIDPILFR from the coding sequence ATGGAAGAACCCGTTTCACAGCAAACCTCAAGTGGGATCCTCACTGACGGTGTATCGGCAGAGGCGGTGATGAAAGCGACTTGGCGGGATTTTTGGACCATTACCAAACCAAGTATCAATGCATCCAACTTATTAGCTGCATTCGCCGGCTTTTGGCTTGCTGGCTATGGATCGATGGATGTTCCGCTGCTGCTAGCGATGTTAGCTGGCATGGCACTGGTAATCGCCGGCGCATGCACGGTTAACAACTATATCGATCGCGATATCGATCCCTTGATGAATCGAACGAGCGACCGACCAGTCGCAACCGGCCGAATCCAGCCGTTGACCGCTCTCTGGTACGGAATCACCTTGTTTTTGGCTGGAACGATCCTGTTGGCGACGTTGGTAAATCCATTATCCGCACTTCTGGCGGCAATCGGGTTTCTGGCATATGTTTTCCTCTACACAGCGTGGACGAAGCGGACCACCCCTTGGAATACGGTGGTGGGCAGTATATCGGGTGCCGTTCCGCCGATGGTCGGTTGGGCTGCGGCGACAGGTGGCTTGGAATGGCCTGCTTGGATGCTATTTTTGTTTATGTTTGTCTGGCAGCCTGCTCATTTTTACGCCTTAGCCATGATGAAAGCGGATGATTACCGAGCTGCCGGTATTCCGATGTTTCCTGTGGTGAAGGGGTTCCAGGAGACAAAGCGCCAAACTTTGGCTTTTATTATTCTGTTGTTGCCGGTCTCCCTTCTCCTGTTTGCGACAGGGGTGGTCAGTTGGCTCTATCTGGGGATGGCGTTTGTGTTGGGAGGCGTCTACCTGTACCTGGCTTTGGCGGGGTGGTCGAAGGATGCGGATGATATCTGGGCTCGCAAGATGTTTTTCTACTCCATCCTGTATTTGACCATCATGCAACTGGGAATGTTTATTGATCCGATTCTTTTTCGATGA
- a CDS encoding ATP-binding protein, whose protein sequence is MIKCFPVKHEGDVVDIRSHVREMAKKHGFDDLDQVRIVQSVSELAQNVVEHAEEGIVQVSLVEKEEKGGIQIEVQDFGPGIADLETILRSTEAPAVVEGYGLKQVRDLMDDFSIRVLEGKGTWIKVTKWLEEERKTSGDPM, encoded by the coding sequence GTGATCAAATGTTTTCCCGTCAAACACGAAGGGGATGTGGTCGATATCCGCAGTCACGTGCGGGAAATGGCCAAAAAGCACGGGTTTGATGACCTTGATCAGGTGCGGATTGTACAGTCGGTCTCCGAACTGGCCCAAAATGTGGTGGAACACGCTGAAGAAGGGATTGTCCAAGTAAGCTTGGTAGAAAAAGAGGAGAAGGGCGGTATCCAGATTGAAGTGCAGGATTTTGGTCCGGGCATTGCGGATTTGGAAACGATTCTGCGCTCAACAGAAGCGCCCGCAGTCGTAGAAGGATATGGGCTGAAGCAGGTGCGGGACTTGATGGATGATTTTTCGATCCGGGTGCTGGAAGGGAAAGGGACCTGGATAAAGGTGACAAAATGGTTGGAAGAAGAACGAAAAACGAGTGGTGATCCGATGTGA
- a CDS encoding ABC transporter ATP-binding protein gives MGSVRRYLRFIRPYRIEISITMVVGIVKFGIPLLLPLILKFVVDDILLTEQAMQDKVNQLVWILAGSLFVFTVIRLPIEYYRQYFAQWTASKVLFDIRNRLFDHIQKLSLRYYNNQKVGQIISRVIHDVEQTKEFVVTGMMNIWLDLITLSIAVAIMLWMDPWMTLVALAVFPLYGVAVKYFYQGLRRLTRERSQALAEMQGHLHERIQGISVIRAFNLEEHEKEQFDQRNQHFLNRALAHSRWNARTFAVVNTITDIAPILVIGFAGWQVLQGNLTIGEMTAFYGYLNLIYSPIRRLVNASTTLTQALASMDRVFEFVDEPYDIKDKPGAVHVERVRGEIAFRDVSFAYHGREEPVLKGIDLNIRPGETVALVGTSGGGKSSLVSLIPRFYDVTAGRVEVDGRDVRDWTLSSLRRQVGMVLQDNILFSGSVLENIRMGKTDADMEEVIAAAKAANAHDFIMELPQGYETEIGERGVKLSGGQKQRVAIARVFLKNPTILVLDEATSALDLKSEQLIQESLTHLARNRTTLIVAHRLATITHADRICLIEEGQIVESGTHDELMKKQGRYARLFSVQDLGAAHK, from the coding sequence ATGGGAAGTGTACGACGATATCTCCGCTTTATTCGTCCTTATCGAATCGAAATTTCTATTACCATGGTCGTCGGTATAGTGAAATTTGGGATTCCACTGCTGCTACCCCTGATTCTTAAATTTGTGGTGGATGATATTCTACTGACGGAGCAGGCGATGCAAGACAAAGTAAATCAACTGGTCTGGATCCTGGCTGGATCTTTATTTGTGTTTACCGTGATTCGCCTGCCGATCGAGTATTATAGGCAGTATTTTGCCCAGTGGACGGCCAGCAAGGTATTATTTGATATTCGCAATCGCTTGTTCGACCATATACAAAAGTTGTCCCTACGCTATTACAACAATCAAAAAGTGGGCCAAATCATTTCCCGCGTCATTCACGATGTGGAACAAACCAAAGAGTTTGTGGTTACTGGAATGATGAATATCTGGCTGGACTTGATAACACTTTCGATCGCGGTGGCGATCATGCTATGGATGGACCCGTGGATGACCTTGGTTGCCTTGGCGGTGTTTCCGCTCTACGGAGTAGCGGTGAAGTACTTTTATCAGGGATTGCGCAGATTGACGCGGGAGCGCTCGCAGGCGCTTGCGGAAATGCAGGGGCACTTGCATGAGCGGATTCAGGGAATCTCTGTGATCCGCGCTTTCAATCTGGAAGAGCATGAAAAAGAGCAGTTTGACCAGCGTAACCAGCATTTTTTAAACCGGGCGTTGGCCCATTCCCGCTGGAATGCCCGCACGTTTGCAGTAGTCAATACCATCACCGATATCGCACCCATCCTGGTGATTGGCTTCGCCGGTTGGCAAGTGCTTCAGGGAAACCTCACCATCGGAGAAATGACGGCATTTTACGGTTATCTCAACCTTATCTATTCGCCGATCCGTCGCTTGGTCAATGCATCCACGACTTTGACACAAGCGCTAGCTTCTATGGATCGCGTGTTTGAATTTGTGGATGAACCTTACGATATCAAGGATAAGCCTGGTGCGGTCCATGTTGAGCGTGTTCGGGGGGAGATTGCGTTTAGGGATGTAAGCTTTGCCTATCACGGCAGGGAAGAGCCCGTGTTAAAAGGAATCGATCTTAATATCCGCCCAGGAGAAACCGTAGCCTTGGTCGGAACCAGTGGTGGAGGCAAATCCTCCTTAGTTTCGCTGATTCCCCGCTTTTATGATGTGACTGCAGGGAGAGTGGAAGTGGACGGCAGGGATGTTCGTGATTGGACCTTATCAAGCTTGCGCAGACAAGTGGGGATGGTGTTGCAGGATAATATTCTCTTCAGCGGTTCTGTCTTGGAAAACATCCGAATGGGCAAGACGGATGCCGACATGGAAGAAGTAATCGCAGCAGCCAAAGCGGCCAATGCCCACGATTTCATCATGGAGTTGCCGCAGGGGTATGAAACGGAGATCGGTGAAAGAGGCGTTAAATTATCAGGAGGACAGAAGCAACGGGTGGCAATTGCCCGTGTCTTTTTGAAAAACCCCACCATCTTGGTACTGGATGAAGCTACCTCTGCGCTGGATTTAAAATCGGAACAGTTGATTCAGGAGTCTCTAACCCATTTAGCCCGAAATCGAACAACCTTGATCGTTGCTCACCGTCTGGCTACGATTACACATGCCGACCGAATCTGCTTGATTGAAGAGGGTCAGATTGTGGAAAGCGGCACCCATGATGAACTGATGAAAAAACAAGGCAGATACGCGCGTTTATTTAGTGTCCAAGACCTGGGAGCGGCCCATAAATGA
- the codY gene encoding GTP-sensing pleiotropic transcriptional regulator CodY — MDLLNKTRRISRILQRNVSHHLVDFDQVAEALCDVIGANIYVVSPEGEILGLAVNHEIENERMQKYLKERQFPEEYATLLMEVGKTSSNVSVDSPYTAYPVEMKDMFKHGYTTLVPVVGGGDHLGTLVLSRINEEFVDDDLVLGEYGATVVGMEILRERSGKIEEEARSRAVVQLAINSLSFSELEAAEHIFHELDGMEGLLVASKIADRVGITRSVIVNALRKLESAGVVESRSLGMKGTYIKILNKKLLPALEKARS; from the coding sequence ATGGACCTGTTGAACAAGACAAGACGAATTTCACGCATTCTGCAACGAAATGTGAGCCATCACTTGGTTGATTTTGATCAAGTGGCGGAAGCGCTGTGTGATGTGATTGGAGCCAATATCTATGTGGTTAGTCCCGAAGGGGAGATCTTGGGATTGGCGGTCAATCATGAGATTGAAAATGAACGGATGCAAAAGTATCTGAAAGAACGTCAATTTCCTGAAGAGTATGCAACACTCCTGATGGAAGTAGGTAAAACCTCTTCCAATGTAAGCGTGGACAGTCCCTATACGGCGTACCCGGTGGAGATGAAAGATATGTTTAAACACGGGTACACCACCCTGGTGCCGGTTGTCGGCGGTGGGGATCATCTTGGAACGTTGGTACTGTCCCGGATCAACGAAGAGTTTGTCGATGATGATCTGGTTCTGGGTGAATATGGAGCGACCGTCGTTGGCATGGAGATTCTGCGGGAACGCTCTGGCAAAATCGAAGAAGAAGCGCGCAGCCGCGCAGTGGTTCAGTTAGCCATCAACTCCCTCTCTTTTAGTGAGTTGGAAGCGGCTGAGCATATCTTCCACGAGTTGGACGGCATGGAAGGGTTGCTAGTAGCCAGCAAGATCGCCGATCGCGTCGGTATTACCCGTTCCGTTATCGTCAATGCCCTGCGCAAGCTGGAAAGCGCCGGTGTGGTCGAGTCCCGTTCTCTCGGTATGAAGGGAACCTATATCAAAATCTTGAACAAAAAGCTGTTGCCCGCCCTGGAAAAAGCACGCAGCTGA
- the lepB gene encoding signal peptidase I yields MKGVINGIAPWLRTVFLAISFALVVNQFGLALSVVNGTSMEPTLEDGDRLLINKFHFMVNEPQRGDVVTFKDPTRNGRYLVKRVVGVPGDRIEIRDHTLIRNGKKEHEPYINTEIEDGDYGPIVVKEGHVFVMGDNRQQYASRDSRYKSVGQVPNRLIEGKVEFILWRPSLAAFL; encoded by the coding sequence ATGAAAGGGGTTATTAACGGAATCGCCCCTTGGTTACGAACCGTTTTTCTGGCGATTTCCTTCGCGCTGGTAGTCAATCAATTTGGGCTGGCGTTGTCTGTGGTTAACGGCACTTCGATGGAGCCCACCCTAGAAGACGGCGACAGGCTCCTTATCAATAAGTTTCATTTTATGGTTAACGAACCGCAGCGGGGAGATGTGGTTACCTTTAAAGATCCGACTCGAAACGGCCGCTATCTGGTAAAGAGGGTGGTGGGGGTTCCGGGAGATCGCATTGAAATCCGTGATCACACGTTGATCCGCAACGGCAAAAAAGAGCATGAGCCCTATATTAACACGGAAATTGAAGATGGTGATTATGGTCCCATCGTGGTAAAAGAAGGTCATGTATTTGTCATGGGTGACAACCGACAACAGTATGCCAGCCGAGACAGTCGTTACAAAAGTGTGGGACAAGTACCCAATCGATTGATTGAAGGGAAGGTGGAGTTTATTCTCTGGCGCCCTTCGTTAGCAGCCTTCTTGTGA
- a CDS encoding DUF402 domain-containing protein: MVKAGDWIHIESRKHDGSFHRAWKQSLVLEVTPTEILVANEDVEVTESDGHSRISSGLAICQFYRNKWYNIILLFDASNFNHWYCNIASPFRLSGNSLIYTDYDWDLSVDVTGGYHWLDQEEFEQNCVRHAYPYGVKRNVEEARTELESRWREGKKPFTSSFVESGYHRYLLWKKLIDGVK; encoded by the coding sequence ATGGTGAAAGCCGGTGATTGGATTCACATCGAAAGCCGGAAACACGACGGCTCTTTTCACCGCGCATGGAAGCAATCTCTCGTATTGGAGGTAACACCGACAGAGATCCTGGTTGCCAACGAGGATGTGGAAGTGACCGAGTCGGATGGGCATTCACGGATTTCTTCCGGTTTAGCCATTTGCCAGTTTTATAGAAATAAATGGTATAATATCATATTATTATTCGATGCATCTAACTTCAATCATTGGTATTGTAATATCGCTTCTCCTTTTCGACTGAGTGGAAACTCGTTAATTTACACGGATTACGATTGGGATCTGTCCGTCGATGTTACAGGTGGCTACCATTGGTTGGATCAAGAAGAATTTGAGCAAAATTGTGTACGCCACGCTTACCCTTACGGTGTGAAAAGGAATGTGGAGGAAGCGCGAACAGAGCTGGAGAGCCGGTGGCGAGAAGGAAAAAAGCCGTTCACTTCATCCTTTGTGGAAAGCGGGTATCATCGATATCTTTTATGGAAAAAATTGATCGATGGGGTGAAGTGA
- the proC gene encoding pyrroline-5-carboxylate reductase — MKAHFQYCFIGAGSMAEAIIAGLIQKGKATPAEIAVINRQNNDRLKDLSRRYGVDYPLDKAEAVRRARTLILAVKPKDMDFALQQWGEIIRMDQRVISVAAGISTAWIEQRLGAKAAVIRAMPNTSSMIGCSATALCPGQYAVEKDLEEAKQTFDAIGYTVRVTEQDMDAVTGLSGSGPAYIYYVVEALEQAGISAGLSQPIARQLTLQTLVGAAHMLLETEEEPAELRRRISSPGGTTMAGLETLDSHQFHQTLVRAVHRATERSRELGEAWSDSTVRS, encoded by the coding sequence ATGAAAGCCCATTTTCAATACTGTTTTATCGGAGCAGGCTCGATGGCGGAAGCGATCATCGCAGGCCTGATCCAAAAAGGGAAAGCTACTCCCGCTGAAATCGCCGTCATCAACAGACAAAACAATGATCGACTTAAAGACTTGTCCCGTCGTTATGGCGTTGATTATCCACTGGATAAAGCGGAAGCCGTTCGGCGTGCACGTACCCTGATCCTTGCCGTCAAGCCTAAGGATATGGATTTCGCGCTACAACAGTGGGGAGAAATCATTCGGATGGATCAGCGTGTCATCTCTGTCGCTGCTGGCATTTCCACCGCTTGGATCGAGCAACGCTTGGGTGCGAAAGCGGCTGTAATCCGAGCCATGCCCAATACTTCCAGCATGATCGGATGTTCGGCTACCGCTCTGTGCCCAGGGCAATATGCTGTAGAAAAAGATCTGGAAGAAGCAAAGCAAACGTTTGATGCGATCGGTTACACGGTTCGGGTCACCGAACAGGATATGGATGCCGTCACCGGGTTATCCGGCAGCGGTCCCGCCTATATCTACTATGTGGTTGAAGCGTTAGAACAAGCGGGCATCAGTGCAGGTCTCAGTCAACCGATCGCCCGCCAACTGACACTGCAAACCTTGGTGGGCGCCGCTCACATGCTGCTGGAAACCGAGGAAGAGCCGGCGGAGTTGCGGCGTAGGATCTCCTCTCCCGGCGGAACAACCATGGCCGGACTGGAAACCCTGGATAGCCACCAATTTCACCAAACATTAGTCCGTGCTGTTCACCGTGCGACGGAGCGTTCACGAGAATTGGGGGAAGCATGGAGCGATTCCACTGTTCGCTCGTGA
- a CDS encoding S8 family peptidase, with translation MGRAHGVWFQRTKGRLDPGLVKELLRLRQTGAKEDESPLPVIIRWNKQADTEKRKQALNRCQEGSCNHLDGELTLMDCAFGRLTPTTIQELLDNEAVGKLFYDRPVKALLDIAGKFTGALDVHMEEGLTGDGIGIAVIDTGIHPHDDLAQPEARIDAFVDFVNGESEPYDDQGHGTHCAGDAAGNGHLSEGLYTAPAPGARLIGVKVLDENGGGQLSTVIQGVEWCVENREQYGIRIMSLSLGAPAYESHRDDPLCQAVEEAWHHGIAVFAAAGNEGPEPGTISTPGISPAVVTVGAMDDRNTENPDDDEKAPFSSRGPTPDAWVKPDIYAPGTDIISLSVPGSPLERQLPENRVGEHYISLSGTSMATPFCAGVAALLLEANPMLSPNDIKSILMQTVQSLDGDDPAGVVDVKQAVTLAKQYLQFQETLAEASR, from the coding sequence ATGGGAAGAGCGCATGGTGTATGGTTCCAACGGACAAAGGGTCGTCTCGATCCCGGATTGGTCAAAGAGCTTTTGCGGTTGCGGCAGACGGGAGCAAAAGAAGATGAATCACCTCTACCTGTGATTATTCGCTGGAACAAGCAGGCGGACACGGAAAAACGGAAACAGGCATTGAACCGTTGCCAAGAGGGTTCGTGTAACCACTTAGATGGCGAGCTAACGTTGATGGATTGCGCTTTTGGGAGATTGACACCGACGACGATCCAGGAATTATTGGATAATGAAGCGGTTGGAAAATTGTTTTACGATCGACCAGTGAAAGCGTTGCTCGATATTGCCGGGAAATTTACCGGTGCGCTGGATGTCCACATGGAAGAGGGATTGACCGGTGACGGAATCGGGATTGCCGTGATCGATACGGGCATCCACCCCCATGATGATCTGGCGCAGCCGGAAGCCCGCATCGACGCATTTGTCGATTTTGTCAACGGTGAGTCGGAACCCTACGATGATCAGGGGCATGGAACCCATTGTGCCGGCGATGCCGCCGGAAACGGTCACCTGTCGGAGGGACTGTATACGGCACCAGCGCCAGGGGCGCGCTTGATCGGAGTAAAGGTATTGGATGAAAACGGTGGTGGGCAGTTGTCAACCGTTATTCAGGGAGTGGAGTGGTGTGTGGAAAACCGGGAACAGTACGGGATCCGCATCATGTCTTTGTCACTAGGCGCTCCCGCCTATGAATCCCACCGGGACGACCCCTTGTGTCAAGCGGTAGAGGAAGCGTGGCACCATGGGATCGCCGTCTTTGCGGCGGCTGGTAATGAGGGGCCGGAGCCTGGAACGATCAGCACGCCGGGTATCTCACCGGCTGTGGTTACCGTGGGTGCCATGGATGACCGCAATACGGAAAATCCAGACGATGATGAAAAAGCCCCCTTCTCCAGCCGTGGCCCAACCCCTGACGCTTGGGTAAAACCGGATATCTACGCGCCGGGGACGGATATTATCTCCCTGTCGGTTCCCGGTTCGCCTTTAGAGAGGCAGTTGCCGGAAAATCGGGTGGGCGAGCATTATATCAGCTTGAGTGGCACGTCGATGGCGACTCCGTTTTGTGCCGGTGTGGCGGCGCTGTTGCTGGAGGCGAATCCCATGCTCAGCCCCAACGATATCAAAAGCATACTGATGCAGACGGTTCAATCGCTGGACGGGGACGATCCCGCTGGCGTGGTGGATGTGAAGCAGGCCGTCACATTGGCCAAACAGTATCTTCAATTCCAGGAAACGTTGGCGGAAGCCTCCCGTTAA
- a CDS encoding GNAT family N-acetyltransferase — translation MNLRSFQLSDIHGVTSLWKMNASKEREQQTLQVLAKQLAYDRDLVLVAEKDDSIVGAIVGTIEKDTGYFYCLAVHPSYQGQGIGRKLTSLLEERFHNKGVQNVQVMVDEGTEKLAPFYYHLGYQQASSSILEKIWLFRLPDVISTS, via the coding sequence ATGAACCTGCGATCGTTCCAATTATCAGATATCCACGGGGTTACATCGTTATGGAAAATGAACGCTTCCAAGGAAAGGGAACAACAGACACTACAAGTGTTGGCCAAACAATTGGCTTATGATCGTGATCTGGTGTTGGTGGCGGAAAAAGACGATTCAATTGTTGGCGCGATCGTTGGGACGATAGAGAAGGACACGGGCTATTTTTACTGTCTAGCTGTCCACCCTTCGTATCAAGGACAGGGAATTGGACGGAAATTGACGTCGTTGTTGGAAGAACGTTTTCACAATAAGGGCGTGCAAAACGTACAGGTGATGGTGGATGAAGGAACGGAGAAGTTGGCACCTTTTTACTATCATTTAGGGTATCAACAAGCCTCTTCTTCGATCTTGGAGAAAATCTGGCTTTTTCGGCTACCAGACGTTATTTCTACTTCATAA
- a CDS encoding molybdopterin-containing oxidoreductase family protein, which translates to MKSAVYRSVCPLDCPDTCGLHVTVEGGERVTQVTGDPDHPVTKGAICHKVRHFPERVHHPDRILQPLRRVGRKGEGRFEPISWDEALDEILRQFHDAIDRNGAESILPYSYYGNMGLVNNGSMDRRFFHRLGASRLERTICNTAGNQGFTYTTGIKGALDPEETVHSRYVILWGGDFVSTNMHQMTFLTEARKRGAKIIAIDVRKNRTARWADEFISVYPGTDAALALGLMHVIAEEGWHDQAFIHSYTSGWEAFRERLQEYPPDVVARITGVPEAQIRRLAREYAHSNPTFIRIGNGLQHHDNGGMTVRTIACLPALTGAWRHRGGGALKENGLFTANKDVLERPDLLPDPHVRTFNMIQLGKALLEAKPPVQVLFVYNTNPAAVAPDQARVLKGLQREDLFTVVHELFLTDTARYADLVLPATSHLENMDIYKSYWHLYVQLARPVIPPQGEAWSNYRLFRTLAERMGFTERCFADAPEDIVRQVLDNPANPYMRNLSFAELQQQEIIKLNLSADPLYPNRLSRPEGKIALYSETMAVAGMDPLPAHTPLPEGRDGTGTRDEQFPFMFLSPPNHRFLNTTMANHQFLQRLEKRPSLEIHPADAESLAIANGDRLRVYNRRGNVILYAEVTERVRPGVVVSPGLWWNQSYEGNKGVNQLTPDRTADMGGGAVFFSTSVQIERL; encoded by the coding sequence ATGAAAAGCGCAGTTTATCGGTCGGTGTGCCCATTGGACTGCCCCGACACCTGCGGCTTGCACGTCACGGTGGAGGGCGGAGAGCGTGTTACGCAAGTGACTGGTGATCCCGATCACCCCGTGACAAAAGGAGCCATCTGTCACAAAGTGCGCCATTTTCCGGAACGGGTACATCACCCCGATCGTATCCTGCAGCCCCTCCGTCGGGTCGGCCGCAAGGGGGAGGGGCGCTTTGAACCGATCAGCTGGGATGAAGCACTGGATGAAATCCTCCGTCAATTTCACGACGCTATCGATCGGAACGGAGCGGAATCCATCCTCCCCTACAGCTACTACGGCAATATGGGTTTGGTTAATAACGGCAGTATGGATCGCCGCTTTTTTCACCGCCTCGGTGCCAGTCGCTTAGAACGGACCATTTGTAATACCGCCGGCAACCAAGGATTTACATATACGACCGGTATCAAAGGGGCGCTTGATCCGGAAGAGACCGTTCACAGTCGTTATGTCATCCTATGGGGTGGCGATTTCGTCAGCACCAATATGCACCAGATGACGTTTCTGACAGAAGCGCGCAAACGCGGGGCCAAAATCATCGCCATCGATGTGCGTAAAAACCGAACAGCGCGTTGGGCCGATGAGTTTATATCAGTCTACCCCGGCACCGATGCCGCCTTGGCCTTGGGATTGATGCACGTGATTGCAGAAGAAGGTTGGCATGATCAAGCGTTTATCCACTCATACACCAGTGGGTGGGAAGCCTTTCGAGAGCGGTTACAGGAGTATCCCCCCGATGTTGTTGCCCGGATCACCGGTGTGCCGGAAGCGCAGATTCGACGTCTAGCACGGGAATACGCCCACTCCAACCCTACCTTCATCCGCATCGGCAACGGCTTGCAACACCACGACAACGGCGGGATGACCGTGCGAACCATCGCCTGCCTGCCGGCATTGACAGGGGCTTGGCGTCATCGCGGTGGTGGGGCGCTCAAAGAAAACGGACTTTTCACCGCCAACAAAGATGTATTGGAACGTCCCGATCTGTTGCCCGACCCCCATGTGCGCACCTTTAATATGATTCAACTGGGCAAGGCGTTGTTGGAAGCAAAACCGCCGGTACAGGTATTGTTCGTTTACAATACCAACCCTGCCGCTGTCGCTCCTGATCAAGCGCGGGTATTAAAAGGATTGCAGCGGGAGGATTTATTTACCGTCGTGCATGAGCTCTTTCTGACCGACACAGCGCGGTACGCCGATCTTGTCCTCCCCGCCACCAGTCACCTGGAAAATATGGATATCTACAAATCTTACTGGCATCTGTATGTGCAGCTGGCCCGACCCGTCATCCCACCCCAAGGGGAGGCGTGGTCCAACTATCGCCTCTTTCGCACACTGGCGGAGCGGATGGGTTTTACTGAACGCTGTTTTGCGGACGCACCGGAGGATATTGTCCGGCAGGTGTTGGATAACCCCGCCAATCCCTATATGCGCAATCTATCTTTTGCAGAGTTGCAGCAACAGGAGATTATAAAACTGAATCTATCCGCCGATCCTTTGTATCCAAACCGCTTGTCCCGTCCAGAAGGGAAAATCGCCCTTTATAGCGAAACCATGGCGGTGGCGGGGATGGACCCCTTACCTGCACACACCCCCTTACCGGAAGGAAGAGACGGAACGGGTACACGAGACGAGCAATTTCCGTTTATGTTTCTCTCTCCACCCAACCATCGTTTTTTAAATACAACCATGGCCAACCATCAATTCTTGCAGAGGCTGGAGAAGCGCCCTTCTCTCGAGATCCATCCCGCTGATGCGGAATCGCTCGCCATCGCAAACGGCGATCGATTGCGGGTTTACAATCGACGTGGAAATGTTATCCTGTACGCGGAAGTGACAGAGCGGGTTCGCCCCGGTGTGGTGGTTTCCCCCGGCCTCTGGTGGAATCAATCCTATGAAGGAAATAAAGGGGTCAATCAACTTACGCCTGACCGGACCGCGGATATGGGAGGAGGGGCTGTCTTCTTCTCTACATCCGTTCAGATTGAACGATTGTAG